The following coding sequences are from one Phycisphaeraceae bacterium window:
- a CDS encoding NAAT family transporter: MTHHAELTSFIAALFSMMNPIGNLGVFAGMTSDRSGAESRRIAWTCAGASAITLLIVTWTGSHILGFFGVSIEALRAAGGVIVLLIGLHMLFNKSEHKHSAAELQDAESRASIAVVPLAIPIVAGPGTMTTVLVAAGQHPAVLGRAEISGVILGMSALCGVLFCFAAPIASRLGESGMGVVTRVMGMILTAIAMGMLAAGLRVLLPGLAGQ; this comes from the coding sequence ATGACCCACCACGCCGAGCTCACCTCGTTCATCGCGGCGCTCTTCTCGATGATGAACCCGATCGGCAACCTCGGGGTCTTCGCGGGGATGACCTCGGACCGGTCGGGGGCCGAGTCGCGGCGGATTGCCTGGACGTGCGCCGGGGCGAGCGCGATCACGCTTCTTATCGTCACGTGGACGGGCTCGCACATCCTGGGCTTTTTCGGGGTCAGCATCGAGGCGCTGCGCGCGGCCGGGGGCGTCATCGTCCTGCTGATCGGCCTGCACATGCTCTTCAACAAGTCCGAGCACAAGCACTCGGCGGCGGAGCTGCAGGACGCCGAGTCGCGGGCGTCGATCGCGGTGGTGCCCCTGGCGATCCCGATCGTGGCGGGGCCGGGGACGATGACCACCGTCCTTGTCGCGGCCGGGCAGCACCCGGCGGTGCTGGGCAGGGCCGAGATCTCCGGGGTGATCCTCGGGATGTCGGCGCTCTGCGGCGTTCTGTTCTGCTTCGCCGCGCCGATCGCGAGCCGCCTGGGCGAATCGGGGATGGGCGTGGTGACGCGCGTGATGGGGATGATCCTCACGGCGATTGCCATGGGGATGCTCGCCGCGGGGCTCAGGGTTCTGCTGCCTGGGCTGGCGGGTCAGTGA
- a CDS encoding serine/threonine-protein phosphatase, translated as MHIATDPHTPESAAAPHTIACMEIWGGQERFHGGVSVTGNDVFVSSDPFTGDSHGGDIYYLSNCAGGLVTRIALADVSGHGSEVADLARTLRDLMRRHINTPDQSRFATALNHAFSDAASAGRFATAILLTYFAPSDHMIVCNAGHPRPLLFRARSHRWSLLDPSTPGAVAADHAGDTGIANLPLGIIHPTSYIQFAIPLDKGDLIVLYSDALIEAAGPDGQQLGEPGLLALASALNPDAPDRFRDDLFAAIAQRTGRASFDDDATLILLHHNASNPPRQSLADRAGMLARWLGLTPMDVRPAGASELH; from the coding sequence ATGCACATCGCCACCGACCCGCACACCCCCGAATCCGCCGCTGCTCCCCACACCATCGCCTGCATGGAAATCTGGGGTGGTCAGGAGCGGTTCCACGGCGGCGTCTCCGTCACCGGCAACGACGTCTTCGTCTCCTCCGACCCCTTCACTGGCGACTCTCACGGCGGCGACATCTACTACCTCTCCAACTGCGCCGGCGGTCTCGTCACCCGCATCGCCCTCGCCGACGTCTCCGGTCACGGCTCCGAAGTCGCCGATCTCGCGCGCACGCTCCGCGACCTCATGCGCCGCCACATCAACACCCCCGATCAGAGCCGGTTCGCCACCGCACTCAACCACGCCTTCTCCGACGCCGCCTCCGCCGGCCGCTTCGCCACGGCCATCCTCCTCACCTACTTCGCCCCCAGCGACCACATGATCGTCTGCAACGCCGGCCACCCCCGCCCGCTCCTCTTCCGCGCCCGCTCCCACCGGTGGTCCCTCCTCGACCCCTCCACTCCCGGTGCCGTCGCCGCCGACCACGCCGGAGACACCGGCATCGCCAACCTCCCGCTGGGCATCATCCACCCGACCAGCTACATCCAGTTCGCCATCCCGCTCGACAAGGGCGACCTCATCGTCCTCTACAGCGACGCCCTCATCGAGGCCGCCGGCCCCGACGGCCAGCAACTCGGCGAGCCTGGCCTGCTGGCCCTCGCCTCGGCCCTCAACCCCGACGCCCCCGACCGCTTCCGCGACGACCTCTTCGCCGCCATCGCGCAGCGCACCGGTCGGGCGTCGTTCGACGACGACGCCACCCTCATCCTCCTCCACCACAACGCCTCCAACCCGCCCCGCCAGAGCCTCGCCGACCGCGCCGGCATGCTCGCCCGCTGGCTCGGTCTCACGCCGATGGACGTGCGGCCAGCCGGGGCATCCGAACTTCACTGA
- a CDS encoding trehalose-6-phosphate synthase: MAKKRARRIIIVSNRLPIKAGRAGAKSTWEASPGGLVTAMKPVLEKRSGAWVGWTGAVGPMPTRLERDGLSLRPVPLSAPEVEAFYRGQSNRTFWPLYHDAIREPEFHDHWWKPYVEVNKRFARAAANRAGPRDVVWVHDYHLQLVPKMLREMRPDLKIGFFLHIPFPPEELFDWLPWRREVLEGLLGADVVGFQTHPAVRNFSRLAQRHTTAEGTDTELRFEGRRVRVGSFPISIDYQDWERTASSPETARKAAELRQRVGPRRKILLAVDRLDYTKGIDQRLLAYEDLLRQRKTSARECVLVQIAVPGRDDVSDYARLRSTIERTVGKINGEFSELGQVAVHYLRRSLARKDLAAYYRAADVMLVTPMRDGMNLVAKEYVASQVDGYGVLVLSEFAGAAGELKRSLLVNPRNREQMVSQVHAAMTMPGDEARARMASLRATVRKHDVHQWAGEFLEALA; encoded by the coding sequence ATGGCGAAGAAGCGCGCCCGGCGGATCATCATCGTGTCGAACCGGCTGCCGATCAAGGCCGGACGCGCGGGCGCCAAGTCGACGTGGGAGGCCTCGCCCGGCGGGTTGGTGACGGCGATGAAGCCGGTGCTGGAGAAGCGGTCGGGGGCGTGGGTCGGGTGGACGGGCGCGGTGGGGCCGATGCCGACGCGGCTGGAACGTGATGGGCTCAGCCTGCGGCCGGTGCCGCTCTCGGCCCCGGAGGTGGAGGCGTTCTACCGCGGCCAGTCGAACCGGACGTTCTGGCCGCTGTACCACGATGCGATCCGCGAGCCGGAGTTTCACGACCACTGGTGGAAGCCGTATGTGGAGGTGAACAAGCGGTTCGCCCGCGCGGCGGCGAACCGGGCGGGGCCGCGAGACGTGGTGTGGGTGCACGACTACCACCTGCAGCTGGTGCCCAAGATGCTGCGGGAGATGCGGCCGGACCTGAAGATCGGGTTCTTCCTGCACATCCCGTTCCCGCCGGAGGAACTGTTCGACTGGCTGCCGTGGCGGCGGGAGGTGCTGGAGGGGCTGCTGGGGGCGGACGTAGTGGGGTTCCAGACGCACCCGGCGGTGCGGAACTTTTCGCGGCTGGCGCAGCGGCACACGACGGCGGAGGGGACGGACACGGAACTGAGGTTCGAGGGGCGGCGGGTGCGCGTGGGGTCGTTCCCGATCTCGATCGACTACCAGGACTGGGAGCGCACAGCGTCGAGCCCGGAGACCGCGCGGAAGGCGGCGGAGCTCAGGCAGCGCGTGGGGCCGCGGCGGAAGATTCTGCTCGCGGTGGACCGTCTGGATTACACCAAGGGGATCGACCAGCGCCTGCTGGCGTACGAGGACCTGCTGCGGCAGCGAAAGACGAGCGCGCGGGAGTGCGTGCTGGTGCAGATCGCGGTGCCGGGACGGGACGATGTCTCGGACTATGCAAGGCTGCGGAGCACGATCGAACGGACTGTGGGGAAGATCAACGGGGAGTTCAGCGAGCTGGGGCAGGTGGCGGTGCACTACCTAAGGCGGAGCCTGGCGCGAAAGGATCTGGCCGCGTACTACCGGGCGGCGGATGTGATGCTGGTGACGCCGATGCGCGACGGGATGAACCTGGTGGCGAAGGAGTACGTGGCATCGCAGGTGGACGGGTACGGCGTTCTGGTGCTGAGCGAGTTCGCGGGCGCGGCCGGGGAGTTGAAACGGTCGCTGCTGGTGAACCCGAGGAACCGGGAGCAGATGGTGTCGCAGGTGCACGCGGCGATGACGATGCCCGGCGACGAGGCGCGGGCTCGCATGGCGTCGCTGCGGGCGACGGTGCGCAAGCATGATGTCCACCAATGGGCGGGCGAGTTCCTGGAGGCGCTGGCGTGA
- the otsB gene encoding trehalose-phosphatase, with protein MTGGLQNAIDAAARTPRLLAAFDFDGVLAPIVSDPSLSAAMPEAVASLRTLAAAPMTHVVVISGRARADLERLLPGLEGVELVGSHGAEVVGETGDLTAPERLALEAMTREAEAIAAEFPGAMVECKPYGIAVHYRNVDEAGSLRLKDRVLAGPARRPGVTVRRGKMVVELSLLHATKAHAFEMLRARWGATSTVFVGDDVTDEDVFAVQGEDEVSIKVGPGETRAAHRVGDEVEACAVLARLAAARAAWGALGRAEGE; from the coding sequence GTGACCGGAGGGCTGCAGAACGCGATCGACGCCGCGGCGAGGACGCCGCGGCTGCTGGCCGCGTTCGACTTTGACGGCGTGCTGGCGCCGATCGTGAGCGACCCATCGCTCTCGGCGGCGATGCCGGAGGCGGTGGCCTCGCTGCGAACGCTGGCGGCGGCGCCGATGACGCACGTGGTGGTGATCTCGGGGCGCGCGAGAGCGGACCTGGAGCGGCTGCTGCCGGGCCTTGAGGGTGTCGAGCTGGTGGGGAGCCACGGGGCGGAGGTGGTCGGGGAGACGGGCGATCTGACCGCGCCGGAGCGGCTCGCGCTGGAGGCGATGACGCGGGAGGCGGAGGCGATCGCCGCGGAGTTTCCCGGAGCGATGGTAGAGTGCAAGCCGTACGGGATCGCGGTGCATTACCGGAACGTGGACGAGGCGGGGTCGCTGCGATTGAAGGATCGAGTGCTCGCGGGGCCGGCGCGGAGGCCGGGGGTCACGGTGCGGCGCGGGAAGATGGTGGTGGAGCTGTCGCTGCTGCACGCGACCAAGGCGCACGCGTTCGAGATGCTGCGGGCGAGGTGGGGGGCGACGTCGACGGTCTTTGTCGGCGATGACGTCACGGACGAGGATGTGTTCGCGGTGCAAGGGGAGGATGAGGTGAGCATCAAGGTTGGCCCGGGGGAGACCCGGGCGGCGCACCGGGTCGGGGATGAAGTCGAGGCGTGCGCGGTGCTGGCGAGGCTGGCGGCGGCGCGTGCGGCATGGGGAGCATTGGGGCGGGCGGAGGGGGAGTGA
- a CDS encoding Hpt domain-containing protein encodes MTDPTPNARARTGDPAPRGSGASPSEPPLRSQFADDPDMSEIIALFVDEMPQRLADMRKRWESQQLDELKRLAHQLRGAGGGYGFPAIGAAAGRLEEILKAMVDRGADVSAAQVQAEFAALIDLCQTAVRR; translated from the coding sequence ATGACCGATCCGACACCCAACGCTCGCGCCCGCACGGGCGATCCGGCCCCACGGGGCTCGGGAGCGTCACCCTCGGAGCCACCCCTGCGGAGCCAGTTCGCGGACGACCCGGACATGAGCGAGATCATCGCCCTGTTCGTCGACGAGATGCCGCAGCGGCTGGCCGACATGCGGAAGAGGTGGGAGTCGCAACAACTCGATGAGCTGAAGCGGCTGGCGCACCAGCTCCGCGGCGCGGGGGGGGGGTACGGATTCCCGGCCATCGGCGCGGCGGCGGGGCGGCTGGAAGAGATCCTGAAAGCGATGGTGGACCGCGGTGCGGATGTCTCCGCGGCGCAGGTGCAGGCGGAGTTCGCAGCGCTGATCGATCTGTGTCAGACGGCGGTGCGCCGGTAG
- a CDS encoding diguanylate cyclase: MNIDDHKPLVLLIDDSVDVHRLLRARLKHEHINLVAASNADEAMVVLESATPATILLDLDMPGTDGFSLLRTLKDRTSTHSIPVIILSGLQGSEDKVTAFDLGAADYITKPFDMAELRARLRATLRLHHLLRLLADRADLDGLTGLGNRSHFNKRWAEKVSEAHRYKRPLSLALLDVDLFKRVNDTFGHPAGDEVLQGLAAMLLRECRRPDVACRFGGEEFALIMPSTSPSEAMVVAERVRVALAETVWPRHPDARVTVSVGIVGTGIGGGSQSPEVWIEAADRNLYTAKNAGRNRVVATSLDNPPAPQWAKAG; this comes from the coding sequence TTGAACATCGACGACCACAAGCCGCTGGTGCTGCTGATCGACGACAGCGTCGACGTTCACCGCTTGCTGCGCGCGCGGCTGAAGCACGAGCACATCAACCTGGTGGCCGCGTCGAATGCCGACGAGGCGATGGTGGTGCTCGAGTCGGCCACGCCGGCGACGATCCTGCTGGACCTGGACATGCCCGGGACGGACGGGTTCTCGCTGCTGCGGACGCTGAAGGACCGGACGAGCACGCACAGCATCCCGGTGATCATCCTCTCGGGGCTGCAGGGCTCGGAGGACAAGGTGACGGCGTTCGACCTCGGCGCCGCCGACTACATCACCAAGCCGTTCGACATGGCGGAACTCAGGGCCCGGCTGCGGGCGACGCTGCGGCTGCACCACCTGCTGCGGCTGCTGGCGGATCGCGCGGACCTCGACGGGCTGACGGGGCTGGGCAACCGGTCGCACTTCAACAAGCGGTGGGCGGAGAAGGTGAGCGAGGCGCACCGGTACAAGCGGCCGCTGTCGCTGGCGCTGCTGGACGTGGACCTCTTTAAGCGGGTGAACGACACGTTCGGTCACCCGGCGGGGGACGAGGTGCTGCAGGGGCTGGCGGCGATGCTCCTGCGGGAGTGCCGCAGGCCGGATGTGGCGTGCCGGTTCGGCGGGGAGGAGTTCGCGCTGATCATGCCCAGCACCTCGCCGTCGGAGGCGATGGTGGTGGCGGAGCGCGTGCGGGTGGCCCTGGCCGAGACGGTGTGGCCGCGGCATCCGGACGCGAGGGTTACGGTCTCGGTGGGGATCGTCGGGACGGGCATCGGGGGCGGGAGCCAGAGCCCGGAGGTATGGATCGAGGCGGCGGACCGGAACCTCTATACGGCGAAGAACGCCGGGCGGAACCGGGTGGTGGCGACGTCGCTGGACAATCCCCCGGCGCCGCAGTGGGCCAAGGCGGGCTAG
- a CDS encoding acyloxyacyl hydrolase, giving the protein MHTTRRLSPIVAALCLAPAAAAQVASAPTAEPVFEAPEFDPSAAYAAEARDQALREDSKAHDAPRPGFGRTGWQAVTISAGLASDFSIDNQATLSAGWSVFFADEAEFGAALAGWYFWNWGDTGGLNPNFFFRWHFCHDKEFTWSLYGELGIGLLFTFDDYPPDGTSVNISPRMGGGFTRQLNDDGLRLQLGVYWQHFSNGRFEGDDNNPSSNTVMIFGGVMIPF; this is encoded by the coding sequence ATGCACACGACCCGCCGCCTCTCGCCCATCGTCGCCGCCCTCTGCCTGGCGCCCGCCGCCGCCGCCCAGGTGGCCTCCGCGCCCACCGCCGAACCGGTGTTCGAAGCCCCGGAGTTCGACCCTTCCGCTGCCTACGCCGCGGAGGCCCGCGACCAGGCCCTGCGTGAAGACTCCAAGGCCCACGATGCGCCGCGACCCGGGTTCGGCCGCACCGGCTGGCAGGCGGTCACGATCAGCGCCGGCCTCGCCTCGGACTTCTCCATTGACAACCAAGCCACCCTCTCCGCAGGCTGGAGCGTCTTCTTCGCCGACGAGGCCGAGTTCGGCGCCGCCCTCGCGGGCTGGTACTTCTGGAACTGGGGCGACACCGGCGGCCTGAATCCCAACTTCTTCTTCCGCTGGCACTTCTGCCACGACAAGGAGTTCACCTGGTCGCTCTACGGCGAACTGGGCATCGGCCTGCTCTTCACATTCGACGACTACCCCCCGGACGGCACCAGCGTCAACATCTCCCCGCGCATGGGTGGCGGTTTCACCCGCCAACTCAACGACGACGGCCTCCGCCTCCAACTGGGCGTGTACTGGCAGCACTTCTCCAACGGCCGCTTCGAGGGCGACGACAACAACCCCTCATCGAATACCGTGATGATCTTCGGCGGCGTGATGATCCCGTTTTGA
- a CDS encoding SlyX family protein, whose translation MSSTGPEDVRDRILRLEEHASFREREIEEFNSALVDLSARLERAIKRLEAIESRLGRLESPPDASPQDPATDRPPHY comes from the coding sequence ATGTCGAGCACGGGACCAGAGGACGTTCGGGACCGGATCCTGCGGCTGGAGGAGCACGCGTCGTTCCGCGAGCGGGAGATCGAGGAGTTCAACTCCGCGCTGGTGGACCTCTCCGCCCGGCTGGAACGGGCGATCAAGCGGCTGGAGGCGATCGAGTCGAGACTGGGGAGGCTGGAGAGCCCTCCCGATGCGTCACCGCAAGACCCGGCGACCGACCGGCCCCCCCACTATTGA
- the gpmI gene encoding 2,3-bisphosphoglycerate-independent phosphoglycerate mutase yields the protein MTTPTDARAFRWSDLPTDAPMPLLERRRVIGEQAMLSQVFLRRGCDVPTHHHANEQFAVILSGRLRFGIGAEGSPDRRTVVVGEGEVLHLPANVPHSAFAEEDTLVLDIFSPPSAATGIDRPHAREAPPHAAEETAPMPTATPRNAPLVLIIRDGWGENPNPSHDAFNAVHLARTPVDDRLRRDWPWTLIKTSGEDVGLPDGTMGNSEVGHQNIGAGRVVPQESLVMTKACRAGLENNAVIAGAIAHAKSTGASVHLLGINSDAGVHGQLEHLFAILRACRTLGFDRVYVHLFTDGRDTGPFTGIEFARRVESACRDIGAGRIASVIGRYFAMDRDNRWERVQRAYACLTGHADPSGPVRTSDSAAAAIQQYYDAPAADNLKGDEFITPAAIGSPDEIVASRIRDGDAVIFYNYRGDRPRELSAAFVFPDDAWASVKPSPDSGRRGFDRGRKLSLHYVTMTDYWEALAPYVQVAFPRPPRMKDIAGEHFSRLGLRQFRSAETEKYPHVTFFFNDYRDEPFPGEQRENPQSPKVATYDLKPEMSAPEVRDAVLRRLAAPDCEDLVVVNFANGDMVGHTGNLKAATRACEVVDECVGTIVDATLARGGSLIITADHGNAEQMFDPETNSPHTAHTVYDVPLIVVGDAFEGRRLRGDTDKAGWFSPDTRTRRGRLGDILPTALDMLGLDKPASMTGESLLIR from the coding sequence ATGACAACCCCGACCGATGCCCGCGCCTTCCGCTGGTCAGACCTGCCGACCGACGCCCCCATGCCCCTTCTCGAACGCCGCCGCGTGATCGGCGAGCAGGCGATGCTCTCGCAGGTCTTCCTCCGGCGAGGCTGCGATGTGCCCACGCACCACCACGCCAACGAGCAGTTCGCCGTCATCCTCTCCGGCCGCCTCAGGTTCGGGATCGGCGCCGAGGGCTCGCCCGACCGCCGCACGGTGGTCGTAGGCGAAGGCGAGGTGCTCCACCTGCCCGCGAACGTCCCGCACTCCGCCTTCGCGGAAGAAGACACGCTCGTGCTCGACATCTTCAGCCCGCCGAGCGCCGCCACGGGGATCGATCGGCCCCACGCCCGTGAGGCCCCGCCGCACGCCGCCGAAGAGACTGCGCCGATGCCGACCGCCACACCCCGCAACGCGCCCCTCGTGCTGATCATCCGCGACGGCTGGGGTGAGAACCCCAACCCCTCCCACGACGCGTTCAACGCCGTCCACCTCGCCCGCACGCCGGTCGACGACCGCCTCCGCCGCGACTGGCCCTGGACGCTCATCAAGACCAGCGGCGAGGATGTCGGTCTCCCGGACGGGACGATGGGCAACTCCGAGGTCGGTCACCAGAACATCGGCGCCGGACGCGTCGTCCCCCAGGAATCCCTGGTGATGACCAAGGCCTGCCGCGCCGGACTCGAAAACAACGCGGTGATCGCCGGCGCCATCGCCCACGCCAAGTCGACCGGCGCCTCCGTCCACCTGCTCGGCATCAACTCCGATGCGGGAGTCCACGGCCAGCTCGAGCACCTGTTCGCCATCCTCCGCGCCTGCCGAACCCTCGGGTTCGACCGCGTCTATGTGCACCTGTTCACCGACGGCCGAGACACCGGCCCATTCACCGGTATCGAGTTCGCGCGGCGAGTCGAGTCCGCGTGCCGCGACATCGGCGCCGGCCGGATCGCGTCGGTCATCGGCCGCTACTTCGCGATGGACCGTGACAACCGCTGGGAGCGCGTCCAGAGGGCCTACGCCTGCCTCACGGGCCACGCCGACCCCTCCGGCCCCGTGCGCACCTCCGATTCCGCCGCGGCCGCCATCCAGCAGTACTACGACGCTCCCGCCGCGGACAACCTCAAGGGCGATGAGTTCATCACCCCCGCAGCGATCGGCTCCCCGGATGAGATCGTCGCCTCCCGCATCCGTGACGGCGACGCGGTCATCTTCTACAACTACCGGGGCGACCGGCCCCGCGAACTCTCCGCCGCCTTTGTCTTCCCCGACGACGCGTGGGCCAGCGTGAAGCCCTCGCCCGACTCGGGCCGGCGCGGATTTGATCGCGGCCGCAAGCTCTCGCTCCACTACGTCACGATGACCGACTACTGGGAGGCCCTCGCGCCCTACGTGCAGGTTGCCTTCCCGCGTCCGCCCCGGATGAAGGACATCGCGGGCGAGCACTTCTCCCGCCTGGGCCTCCGCCAGTTCCGCAGCGCCGAGACCGAGAAATACCCGCACGTCACGTTCTTCTTCAACGACTACCGCGACGAACCATTTCCCGGCGAGCAGCGCGAGAACCCGCAGAGCCCCAAGGTCGCCACCTACGACCTCAAGCCCGAGATGTCCGCGCCCGAGGTCCGCGATGCCGTGCTCCGCCGACTCGCCGCGCCCGACTGCGAGGATCTTGTGGTCGTCAACTTCGCCAACGGCGACATGGTCGGACACACCGGCAATCTCAAGGCCGCTACCCGCGCGTGCGAGGTCGTCGATGAGTGCGTCGGCACAATCGTCGACGCGACCCTCGCCCGCGGCGGCAGCCTCATCATCACCGCCGACCACGGCAACGCCGAGCAGATGTTCGACCCCGAGACCAACTCCCCGCACACCGCCCACACTGTCTACGACGTCCCGCTCATCGTCGTCGGCGACGCGTTCGAGGGCCGCCGCCTCCGTGGCGACACCGACAAGGCGGGGTGGTTCTCCCCCGACACCCGCACTCGGCGCGGACGCCTGGGTGACATCCTGCCCACCGCCCTGGACATGCTCGGCCTCGACAAACCGGCCTCAATGACCGGCGAGTCCCTTCTGATCCGGTGA
- a CDS encoding redoxin domain-containing protein, producing MATQTLTPRDSVLAPGEIAPDFTLKDQARNDWTLSDAVKKGDVALCFFPMAFTGVCGTEMMCISRDLAAWTKKGAQVVGISCDSFAVLKAWTDAEGFKQPMLADMHRQVCKAYGLYWPDLNVAWRGTVVIGKSADGVGRVKWSQKREIPAAMNFDEVLQHLS from the coding sequence ATGGCCACCCAGACCCTCACCCCCCGCGACAGCGTCCTCGCCCCCGGCGAAATCGCCCCGGACTTCACGCTCAAGGACCAGGCTCGCAACGACTGGACCCTCTCCGACGCGGTGAAGAAAGGGGATGTCGCGCTCTGTTTCTTCCCGATGGCGTTCACCGGTGTCTGCGGGACCGAGATGATGTGCATCTCCCGCGATCTCGCGGCGTGGACCAAGAAGGGCGCCCAGGTCGTCGGCATCTCCTGCGATTCCTTCGCCGTCCTCAAGGCGTGGACCGACGCCGAGGGGTTCAAGCAGCCCATGCTCGCCGACATGCACCGGCAGGTCTGCAAGGCCTATGGCCTGTACTGGCCGGATCTGAACGTCGCCTGGCGCGGCACCGTCGTCATCGGCAAGTCGGCCGATGGCGTCGGCCGGGTCAAGTGGTCGCAGAAGCGGGAGATTCCCGCGGCCATGAACTTCGATGAGGTGCTCCAGCACCTGTCGTGA
- a CDS encoding YggS family pyridoxal phosphate-dependent enzyme, producing MTAAPQEQIVLGTLKERYARVMERIDAAARRAGRIGSDVTMVAVSKSADPEQIRELIQLGQRDFGESQVQQLLQRAAMIDEWLARHRAMPGAGRVPGAAPQGLGLGDRSTAASIKQSGVRWHMIGHLQRNKARKVAEICRMIHSVDSLRLAEELQAIAAKMQADAERLHASRSGASRPESEPELPVVDVLLQVNVAGEGQKFGCSVPAAIHLAEQIDTMIQLRLRGVMVMAPYSENPEDSRTYFAQARELFTEIRDAGIAPNHFNILSMGMSGDFEVAIEEGANMVRVGGAIFGERAGMGADDANTDSEG from the coding sequence ATGACCGCCGCGCCCCAAGAGCAGATTGTGCTTGGCACCCTGAAAGAGCGTTACGCCCGCGTGATGGAGCGGATCGATGCCGCCGCGAGGCGGGCCGGCCGCATCGGCAGCGACGTGACGATGGTCGCCGTGAGCAAGTCGGCGGACCCGGAGCAGATCCGGGAGTTGATCCAGTTGGGTCAGCGCGACTTCGGCGAGAGCCAGGTGCAGCAGTTGCTGCAGCGGGCGGCGATGATCGACGAGTGGCTGGCGCGGCACCGGGCGATGCCCGGCGCCGGGCGGGTGCCGGGCGCTGCGCCGCAGGGCCTGGGCCTTGGCGATCGGTCGACGGCCGCCTCGATCAAGCAGAGCGGCGTGCGGTGGCACATGATCGGTCACCTGCAGCGGAACAAGGCCCGCAAGGTCGCCGAGATCTGCCGGATGATCCACTCGGTGGATTCGCTGCGGCTCGCGGAGGAACTGCAGGCGATCGCGGCGAAGATGCAGGCGGATGCGGAGCGGCTGCACGCCTCGCGGTCCGGGGCGTCGCGCCCGGAATCGGAGCCCGAGCTGCCGGTGGTCGACGTGCTGCTGCAGGTGAATGTGGCGGGCGAAGGGCAGAAGTTCGGGTGCTCGGTGCCCGCGGCGATCCACCTCGCGGAACAGATCGACACGATGATCCAGTTGCGGCTGCGCGGGGTGATGGTGATGGCCCCGTATTCGGAGAATCCCGAGGACTCCCGCACCTACTTTGCGCAGGCCCGCGAGTTGTTTACCGAGATCCGCGATGCGGGGATCGCGCCAAACCACTTCAACATCCTCTCCATGGGGATGAGCGGGGACTTCGAGGTGGCGATCGAGGAGGGGGCGAACATGGTCCGGGTCGGCGGGGCCATCTTCGGCGAGCGGGCGGGGATGGGGGCTGACGACGCGAATACGGATTCGGAGGGGTAG